The genomic stretch CGTTGATGGGCGCCTTGGGCCGGTGCTTCTTGAGCAGCGACAAAAAGTCGCGCCACTCGTCGCGGTCTTCTTCGTGCACCGAATAGCGGCCGGCGGTGTCGAGCAGGATGCCTTCGGTGGTGAAGAACCAGTCGCAATTGCGGGTGCCGCCGATGCCCTGGATGATGGTGCCGCTGTTGTCGGCGAACGGGAACTGCAGCCCCGACTTGGCGATCGCCGAGCTCTTGCCGGCGGCCGGGTTGCCGATCACGATGTACCAGGGCAGCTCATAGAGCGCCGCCGTGCCGGAGGTCTGCCCGAGCTTGGAGGTCTTGATGGTCTTGACCGCCTCGAGCATGCGTTCGCGCAAGGCTTCGGTCTCGCCGCGCTGTGCATTCGGCGTGCCCTTGACGGCGCGGTCGGCCTGGTCGTGCAGCGCCTGCTCGAGGCCTTCGGCAGCCTTGCGCGCCCGGCGGCGCTTCAGGTACCACACGGTGGCCCAGACGGCCACGATCAACCCCAGCGCCACCAGCGCCCAGATGAGCCCGATGCGCAGCGTGTTAGCGCCCAGCAGCAGGAATGCGGCCAGCGCGAGCAGGCCGATCACGCCCAAGGTCCTGGGGTCTAGAAGAAAGTCCCGAAGTCGTTGCATGGTGACGAGAGTCAAGTATCGGTAGGCCGCGGTCAGGCGGCGGGCCCGGCGCCAGCGCCAGGCTCGGGATTCAGCGTCAGCGCGAAGGCGGCGCGGTCGTGCGGGTGCATCGCAGTGGTCACGAGCACAGGCTGTTCCTCGCTGCGCACGCTTTCGGCGGCGAGCGCGAGGCAGCACAGGCCGCGGGCCACGCCCAGGTCGCCACAGGCGAGGCCGAGCCGGACCACCTGCTCGCCGGCGTCGAGGTCGGGCAGGTGCTGCAGCATCACGTCGGCCAGCTCGCTGCTGCGGCTGGCGCGCAGGTCGACGTCGCTGATGACGCGGCCGCATTGCGCCGGCTCGAGGGCGGCCGAACCCATCGCGGTTTCGGCGGCTTGTGCCAAGGTGCTGCCGTCGATGCGGCCTGCGGCGTCGGCCGACTTGTCGCGCCGGCGTATCGCCACCGGCTGCAGCCGTGGCACGCGGGCGGGGTCGGCCTGCGTGACCGGCCAGGTCGGGGTCGCCAGCAACACGGCGGCGCCGGCTTCGCCGGGCACCACACCCTTGGGTTGCCGGCTGGTCTGCAGCGCGCCCTCGCGCAGCAGCAGTTGCACGCGCGCTTCGTCCAGCGACGAGTCGCACGCCAGCGCCACCAGCAGGCCCGGACGCTGCTCGCGACGCCAGGCGGCAAACTGCTGCTCGACATGCACGAACAAGGCTTCGGCGCTGCCGGCGGCGTGCACCTGCACCTGCCACACGTCCTGTGGCAGCGGCTGGGCCTTCAGGGTGCGGTGCAACCACAGGCGTGCCAGCGCCTGCTCGGGTTCGCTCCAATGCTGCGGCAGCGCCCACACCAGCGCCACGGCCGGTGCGAGACGCGCGCCGCGGCCGGGCGCCAGGCTGTCAGGCGGCAGCTGCTGGGCTTGCCACTCGGCGGCGCAGGCCTCGAGCACCTCCTGCAAGGGGGCTTCGAGCAATGCCAGTGCGCGCACGAAAGCCGGCGACGGCTCCAGGCCCTGCCACTGGGGCTGCCGCGCCACCAGGGCGGGCAGCAGGTCTTGCAGCGCGGCGTCGACCGGCGCGGTGTCGAGGTCGGCCGCACGTGCGGTCAACAGCGGGAAGCCCTCGTCGTCGCGCAGCTGCGGGTCGAGTTCGGGCAGCGTCTTGGCTTCGGCCAGCGCCGCCAGCGCGCCAGCGGCGTCGGTTGCGATCGACAGGGTCAGTGCCGAAGCCAGCACCAGTGCCGGTTGCGGCCTGTCCTGGGCGGCCGCGGTGGGCGCGGCGGCGCCCGCGGCAGAGGCAGAAGCAGCAGCCGCGCCGGCGGGCACGGCGACCGCCGTCCCGGCACGACGTGACAAGGCGCGCCGCCCGGCCCACAAAGCGACCACGGCCAGCAGCGGCAGCACCAGCAGGTAGAGCACCAGATCGCTGGTGGTCACCATGCGCTGGGTGCGTTGCCAGTGCCAGATCGTCAATGCCCAGACGGCCACCGTGACGGCGGCCATCAGGGCTACGAGCTTGAGTGATTTGTGCATGCGGCGGCTCTCTGTCGCCGGCTCAGATGTCCGTGCTGTTGCTCTGGCTGGCGATCAAGGTGGCGCCGCAGGCGGTCTTGTCGCCGTGGCGGGCGGCGGGCTGGCCGTCCACCAGCATGGTCGGGTCGCCGGTGACGATGACGGTGGTGCCGCCATGGCCCTTCTTCGGGCAGGTCACCTTGTCGCCGACCCGCGCCAGCCGCTTGCCGTGCGTGTCGCTCGCGCCGGAGGCCTCGATCACGGTGCCCCCATGGCTGGTCTTGTCCCCAAGGACGATGAAAGGTTTTGCCATTGCTCAGTCCCTCCCTGCGCAACGAATATTCGTGTGCGCAGCAGTCTATCCAGGTTATCTAGTGACGTGTTACTACTGGTTTCTAGGTTTAACACCTGGTCGCCGCAATTCCACGTGCCCCAAATCTCGCATCTTCCACGCGCCGCCCCAGGTCAGCCCCAGTGATGCGGCGACTTCGCCGTACAGCTCGTAGCCCCGCATCGCCCACGGGTCGCGCTCGCTGATCACGAGCTTGCCGTTGCGATAGAAGGCGCAGTCGGCCGCCAAACCGAACTGGTGGTAGCTCTGGTACGGCCCGGCGTGGGTCACATGCGTGCCCATGTTCTGCAGCATGGCCTGCCGCTCGGGGCTGCGGTAGCCCTCCAGCAGCGCCATGTCGTAGCCATGCTGTTCCTTCATGATCTTGAAGGCCATCAGCAGGCGCTGGCGGAAATCGTGGTCGAGCAGTTCCCACTTGCGGTCGGCGCTGGACAGCAGCGGGCGGCTTTGCTGCACCTCGGCGGTGGTGAACACCTCGGGTGGCAGTGCTGGCGGGGCCACCAGCTGCTCGCCTTCCAGCAACTGGCCGACGAGGGTGGGGTTGTCGGCCAGGTCGACGTAGCCCTCCGGCTGGTGCCGGTCGCGCAGCAGATAGACCACGGTGGGCGGTATCAACAGCAGGGCCACGGCCGCGCTCCACAGGGGCCAGCGGCGGCGCATCCAGCTGACGCCGGCACTCGCCGCGGCCGCCGCCTGTCGTGAGGTGTGGTCGCAACCGCGCTGCCAGCGTGAGGTGGACTGCCGGACCGCCGCACGGGTCGCGCCGGCCAGCAGGCCGAGTCGCGATGCCACCCAGGCGCGCGGCTCGGGCAGGAACACCAGACCGAGCAACGCGCAGGCGAGCACGAAATAAATCACGACTGCGGGCAGCATGAAATGGTAACCAAGGTTTTCCACAATGGGCTGCAGAAGCAGGCGTCTATAGAATCGCCTGCGCTTGCCAGGCGGTCATTCAGACCCGCCGGCTTCGAGGGAGAAAGTGGCTTGAACCACAACACCGAACCGCCCGAAAACGGGCCCTGGGCGCGACCGAGCTTGTTCGCCGACGACGCCGCCAATTCCCGCGACGCAGCGGCCGCAGAGCGTGGCCCCGTCAAGATCCTGTCCACCATCGACACGCGCAGCAAAGGCGCCGGGCGCGCCGCCCGCCGCTCGCCGTCGCGCGGGCCGCGCACGCCGTGGCGGGCCGGGCTGGCGGTGGTGGCGGTGGGCGCCGTGTTGGGCGCCGCGTACTGGGCCTTCAACGCGGGGAGCTTCGACGACGCAGCCGGCCCCATCGAGGTGGCGCAGCGGGACACACGGCCGGCCTCGCCGGCCAGCGCGGTTGCCGCGTCGGCCGCAGCGGTGGTTGCTGCGTCGCAGCCTGCCGCCCCCGCGGCAACCGATGCCGCCCCGACCGTGGCTGCTGCTGCAGAACCGCAGGCCGCGCGGATCGAGAACGTCGTGGTGGCGACGGCCGCCTCCGACGCTGTCGCTACAGCAGCGGCCAGCACCGCGTCGGCCTCTGCACAGGACCCCTTCTCTTCGCTGACACCGACACGCCAGACCCGCGCGACCAGCGGGGCCGCCGCGGCCTCGAAGGCCTCGGGCACGAAGGTGGCCTCGGCCGGCACGCCGGCGCAGCGCGTCTCGGCCAGCTCGGAGCCCGCCCGCGTCGCCAGCGCTGCCCCGGCCGCCAACCGCAAGGCGCCGGCCCGTGATGCGAATGCACGGCTCGACGCTGACATCGACTTGCTCGAAGCCATGGTGTCGCACATGGCCGGCCGCCGCGCCGCTGCGGTGCCGGTGCGTGCACCCGCGCCTGCAGTCGCGGCCGCCGTGACCGCCGGCAGTGCCCCGGCCGGTGCCGGGCGCGAGGTGGTGTTGCAGCAGGAACCGCCGCTGCCCACCAGCGAACTGGTGCGCCGCTGCATGACGCTGGGCTGGCTCGAGTCGCAGCTGTGCCGTGCACGCATCTGCTCAGGGCAGTGGGGCGTCGACGCCGCCTGCCCCACCGCGCAGCAGGACACCAACTTGCTGCGCTGAGGCGCAGCAGCAGCGTCGGGCCGTCGCGGCCTGACGGCCTCGTGCGGGCTGGGCTTCATCGTCGTCGCGTCCGGTCGGCTCAAGGCAACGTGATGGTCAAGTGGGCCGCCTTGGGCGGCAGCTTGATCAAGTCCTGGTAAGCCGACAGCTCGCTGCGCGTGCTGCTGCCGAGCGACCAGCGCAGCCCCAGGAAGGCCACCAGGCCCAGCAGCGCAAACACCGACCCGATCACCCACAACGGGACTTCGTTCTTCAGCGTGTGCCTCACCTGGTCGGGCGGCGCCCAATGCGGCGCGAAGCCGGCGCGCTGACCCTTCAGGTGCGAAATCTCGTCGCCGAGGCGGGCCGTCAGGTAGTTGAGCTTCTCGGTGCCTTCGAGCAGATACTTGCCCTGGAAGCCCAGCAGCAAACACATGTGGAACACCTCGAGCGTCTGCACGCGTGCAGCGCCCTGGCGGCGCAGCTCTTCGAGGCGCTCGAAGAAGTTCTCGCCGGCCAGTTGCTCACCGAAGAACTGCAGTTGCAGCGGTTGCCGCTCCCAGGCATCGCGCACCTTGAACTGCGACATCAACACCGCCTCGTCGACCAGCGCGCAAAAGGCGTACTTGGCGAGATAGACGTCTTCGCTCGGCGCCTTGAGCCGGTCGGCACCACGCTCGAATTCCTTCAGGAAGTCCTTGACCTTCTCGCGGAACAGCTCGGCGTCGAGCGGCGCATGTTTGTTCTTCAGCAGGAACAACATGTAGAAGCCGTCGTACATCAGGTCGAGCAGCGTGCGAGCCTCGAGCGGCGAGCCGCTGCGGGCCATGACAGGCGCACCGCCTTGCGCGAACAGCGACGGCGGAGTGGTGGCGTTCGGGTTCATGAGTTGACTGCGATCAGTTCAAGCTTCAGTTCCGCCCAGCCCTGCGGCACGTAGATCGAGATGGCCTGCGCCTGCAGCATGCGCTCGTACAGCGCGCCGCGCGGCTCGAGCGCGAAGTAATAGCTGCCCGGACGCACCGGGATGGCGGCCGGTACTTGCGGCGCGTGGCTGACGCGCACGCCGGGCATGGCCGACAGCACCAGCTTGTCGACATCGTCCGGGGCACCGAGCTTGAAGCGCATCGGCACCGACTCGACCAGTTCGGCCGGCGGCATCGACGCACTCACGCCCAGGTAGAGGCTGGTGGTCGGCGTGACCTGCTCGGAGTCGAGTCGGCCGAGGTGGAACGACGGCTTGGTCTCGTTCAGCGCGATCGAGAAGTAGCGCGTCGAGATGACCGTCTCGAGCAACTCGCGGATGATGTGGTCGAGCCGTGCAAAGGCCGGCCCGGGGTTGGCATGCTCATAGGCCGGCAGGTCGGCCAGCGTGAAGCCCTTGGAGAAGGTCAGCAGCGCGCCGGCGAGCTCGAGCAGGCCCTGGAACAAGCGCTCGGGGTGCAAGCCGGGGTGGCGCAGCAAATGCGACAACGAGGCGAAGCTGGAACTGGCGGTGTGCAGCAACCAGAACGACGCGACGTCGCCCGAGCGGAACTCGATGATGTTCTTCGACGGCTCGCGATGAAAGCCGTAGAGCGCGTCGACCTTGGCCTGCAGCACGTCGAGCAAACGACGCAGCGTCAAGTGCAGGGCGGGCGACGCCTGGATCGACACGCAAGGCGGCACGAAGCGGCCGTCGGCTTCGAAGCCACCGGTCGAGGTGCGGCGCACGCGCAGCGCCGGCAGGCTGACGAGGTGGTCGCGCGGCTCATGGTCGGCCAGCAGCCGGGCCGACTTCTTCAGCACCGCCACTTCGGCGTCCACCGCGTCGGTGTACCAGTCGGGCGCCGACTCGTTGCGCTGGAAGTAGCGCGCGCTGGTGTCGGGCGTTTCCTGCGGGCCG from Caldimonas brevitalea encodes the following:
- a CDS encoding PAAR domain-containing protein, producing MAKPFIVLGDKTSHGGTVIEASGASDTHGKRLARVGDKVTCPKKGHGGTTVIVTGDPTMLVDGQPAARHGDKTACGATLIASQSNSTDI
- a CDS encoding M15 family metallopeptidase, whose product is MLPAVVIYFVLACALLGLVFLPEPRAWVASRLGLLAGATRAAVRQSTSRWQRGCDHTSRQAAAAASAGVSWMRRRWPLWSAAVALLLIPPTVVYLLRDRHQPEGYVDLADNPTLVGQLLEGEQLVAPPALPPEVFTTAEVQQSRPLLSSADRKWELLDHDFRQRLLMAFKIMKEQHGYDMALLEGYRSPERQAMLQNMGTHVTHAGPYQSYHQFGLAADCAFYRNGKLVISERDPWAMRGYELYGEVAASLGLTWGGAWKMRDLGHVELRRPGVKPRNQ
- the icmH gene encoding type IVB secretion system protein IcmH/DotU is translated as MNPNATTPPSLFAQGGAPVMARSGSPLEARTLLDLMYDGFYMLFLLKNKHAPLDAELFREKVKDFLKEFERGADRLKAPSEDVYLAKYAFCALVDEAVLMSQFKVRDAWERQPLQLQFFGEQLAGENFFERLEELRRQGAARVQTLEVFHMCLLLGFQGKYLLEGTEKLNYLTARLGDEISHLKGQRAGFAPHWAPPDQVRHTLKNEVPLWVIGSVFALLGLVAFLGLRWSLGSSTRSELSAYQDLIKLPPKAAHLTITLP
- the tssK gene encoding type VI secretion system baseplate subunit TssK produces the protein MIHSAKLLWGEGLFLRPQHFQRQDAYHEWRLAQFARVLHPYAWGVRHLKLDNDALQAGVLRLLELQVVFPDGELYSAPAEDDLPPPVSLESLGSAGTEVVFHLAMAPLRSMGSNFTGPQETPDTSARYFQRNESAPDWYTDAVDAEVAVLKKSARLLADHEPRDHLVSLPALRVRRTSTGGFEADGRFVPPCVSIQASPALHLTLRRLLDVLQAKVDALYGFHREPSKNIIEFRSGDVASFWLLHTASSSFASLSHLLRHPGLHPERLFQGLLELAGALLTFSKGFTLADLPAYEHANPGPAFARLDHIIRELLETVISTRYFSIALNETKPSFHLGRLDSEQVTPTTSLYLGVSASMPPAELVESVPMRFKLGAPDDVDKLVLSAMPGVRVSHAPQVPAAIPVRPGSYYFALEPRGALYERMLQAQAISIYVPQGWAELKLELIAVNS